In Dyadobacter sp. NIV53, a single window of DNA contains:
- a CDS encoding FG-GAP-like repeat-containing protein — protein MRKIYLLILLIVFTLGSINAQNVTYQTLHTGSTFDNRAINQSLTVGSLAASPSVSGSGGANYSIPIFAAPGSNSITPSLSVEYNSQGGNGIAGMGWEISGLSSLVRSPRTVYHDTYANPVEVTSDDRFSLDGQRLILKTGTYGVNASTYGSESENFSTITLNGSGVNMWFNVISKDGVIMEYGNTSDSKRVADGETAVLFWRVNRILYPDGNYIEFKYINLNNDFRIDEINYTGNASAVPVLLPYNKIKFDYKLRSDLNALEDGGNSIVNAYLLDKIVVTAEGSTVKSYQFNYGWDNINSYLKEVVESGSDNSVLNATIFKYGDAPIEFQSGASGIVAGQAVDLFPGDFDADGYTDVMAATYQLNNSIKYHTGFKIYKRTPGSATYTSSPTITLPSSTNYTLLEKKNSSLSYNFLSADFTGDGSDDILVTNTTGSGAGRVLNNLLLYKSDNNGTSFTPTTISTYPGYPYINTTGNFIFPGDFDGDGVQDILTILGSSSTNFYSHLYFGNNSTSFGSVGVTGSINFPVSDWATMDQIHVLDFNGDGKSDLMLIKNSTCEILTFDGWVARRINLSTGFLSKDHLIYFGDFNGDSKTDILTRGSLTNNTFPWTKAISSGKTFILTPITFQHTPDITGSYSDDHFTISDYNGDGKMDIYHGWNYFVGAGASTSRLDLYYSKGSSGFYNTQHTFSSTLGFVGNQVFDLNGDGRSDNVNITFYGDPFDIFYFKKDGKENLLEKVKNGHNHITEWNYKRLNNADTFYTRASLTVHPLNTLQPSFNCVSDFKSQNGIGGYSINIVMKKQN, from the coding sequence ATGAGAAAAATTTACCTGTTGATCCTGTTGATCGTATTTACCCTTGGTTCAATCAATGCTCAAAATGTAACTTATCAAACTCTACATACTGGTTCTACTTTTGATAATAGAGCTATCAATCAAAGCTTGACCGTTGGCAGTCTAGCCGCTTCTCCTTCCGTTTCCGGATCTGGGGGTGCAAACTATTCAATTCCTATTTTTGCTGCTCCGGGAAGCAATTCAATAACTCCCTCATTATCTGTTGAATATAACTCTCAAGGGGGTAATGGAATTGCTGGAATGGGTTGGGAGATATCCGGATTATCGTCGTTGGTAAGAAGTCCGCGAACTGTATATCATGATACTTATGCAAACCCGGTTGAAGTTACATCTGACGATCGTTTTTCACTTGATGGCCAAAGATTGATTCTAAAAACCGGCACTTACGGTGTAAATGCGTCAACATACGGATCGGAAAGCGAAAATTTTTCGACAATAACATTAAATGGATCAGGAGTTAATATGTGGTTTAATGTTATCTCAAAGGACGGTGTTATCATGGAGTATGGAAATACTTCTGACTCTAAAAGGGTTGCCGATGGAGAAACGGCGGTTCTTTTTTGGCGCGTAAATCGAATCCTATATCCCGATGGAAACTACATTGAGTTCAAATACATTAATCTCAATAATGATTTTAGAATTGATGAAATCAATTACACAGGTAACGCGTCTGCCGTTCCTGTGCTTCTCCCATATAACAAAATTAAATTCGACTATAAACTTAGGTCTGATTTAAATGCTTTGGAGGATGGTGGAAATTCAATCGTAAATGCTTATCTGTTAGACAAAATAGTCGTCACAGCCGAAGGATCCACCGTTAAATCCTATCAATTTAATTACGGGTGGGATAATATCAATTCATATTTAAAAGAGGTTGTTGAGTCTGGCAGTGACAATTCGGTATTAAATGCCACTATATTTAAGTATGGTGATGCGCCAATAGAATTTCAATCGGGCGCGTCAGGAATTGTTGCAGGTCAAGCAGTCGATTTATTCCCGGGCGATTTTGATGCGGATGGCTATACTGACGTAATGGCCGCCACTTACCAATTGAACAATTCTATCAAGTATCACACTGGATTTAAAATCTATAAAAGGACGCCGGGAAGCGCAACATATACTTCTTCTCCGACTATTACCCTTCCTTCATCTACTAATTATACGTTACTCGAAAAAAAGAATTCTTCACTTTCATATAACTTCCTTAGTGCCGACTTCACAGGTGACGGGTCGGATGATATTTTAGTGACCAACACAACTGGTTCCGGGGCTGGGAGAGTTCTAAATAATCTCCTCCTATATAAGAGTGATAATAACGGCACGTCGTTTACCCCAACAACAATTTCTACTTATCCGGGATACCCGTATATCAACACAACAGGCAACTTTATTTTCCCCGGTGACTTTGACGGAGATGGGGTTCAGGATATTTTGACCATTTTAGGCAGTTCCAGTACTAATTTTTATTCACATCTGTATTTTGGCAACAATTCGACTAGTTTCGGTTCTGTTGGTGTAACTGGATCCATAAATTTCCCTGTGAGTGATTGGGCTACTATGGACCAAATTCATGTTTTAGATTTTAACGGAGATGGGAAAAGTGACCTAATGCTCATTAAAAATAGTACATGTGAGATACTAACTTTTGATGGTTGGGTGGCAAGACGTATCAACTTGTCCACAGGTTTTCTTTCAAAAGACCATCTTATTTACTTTGGAGATTTTAATGGCGATAGTAAAACAGACATTCTTACCCGTGGCTCACTAACCAACAATACTTTTCCGTGGACGAAAGCAATCTCATCAGGAAAAACATTCATTTTAACCCCCATTACCTTCCAGCACACACCAGATATCACAGGATCCTACTCTGACGATCATTTCACCATTTCAGATTATAATGGTGATGGCAAAATGGACATTTACCATGGATGGAATTATTTTGTCGGGGCAGGTGCGAGTACTTCACGGCTAGACTTGTATTACTCAAAAGGATCCAGTGGGTTCTACAATACACAGCATACCTTCTCGAGTACATTAGGATTTGTAGGGAATCAAGTATTCGATCTAAATGGCGATGGAAGGTCTGATAATGTAAACATAACTTTCTACGGCGACCCATTTGATATATTCTATTTCAAGAAAGATGGCAAGGAAAACTTACTGGAAAAAGTTAAAAATGGCCATAATCATATAACAGAGTGGAATTACAAAAGACTAAACAATGCGGACACATTCTATACCCGGGCGAGCCTCACAGTACATCCATTAAATACTCTTCAGCCTTCGTTTAACTGTGTTTCAGACTTTAAAAGCCAAAATGGCATTGGTGGTTATTCAATCAATATAGTTATGAAGAAGCAAAATTGA